A window of the Microbacterium sp. LWH13-1.2 genome harbors these coding sequences:
- a CDS encoding acetylornithine transaminase — protein sequence MSNWQDDAASDLVLNAGPRLAMLTRGEGSYLWDSEGKRHLDFLAGIAVTSLGHAHPVFVEAVSRQAATLAHVSNYFATPSQLALAARLKRLAGAGIDGRVFFSNSGAEANEAAFKLARLHGGTEKPRIIALENGFHGRTMGSLALTAKAAMRAPFEPMPGGVEHIPATIEALEAAIDDRVAAVIVEPIQGEAGVVELPEGYLQAARSLTLKHGALLIVDEIQTGAGRTGAWFGFSHEGITPDAITLAKGIGGGFPIGALVTYGAASSLFTPGSHGSTFGGNPLATAVADAVLTEIESAGLVDNAARRGEELREIITGLDSPLVTGIRGRGLLIGVALSAPVANDVVAAAQERGLIVNAANPETVRIAPALTIGDAELAEFRELFAASLADVQASLTESGKALA from the coding sequence ATGAGCAATTGGCAGGATGACGCAGCGAGCGATCTGGTCCTCAACGCCGGGCCCCGCCTGGCGATGCTCACTCGTGGCGAGGGCTCATACCTCTGGGACTCCGAGGGCAAGCGCCACCTCGACTTCCTCGCCGGCATCGCGGTGACGTCGCTCGGGCACGCGCATCCGGTGTTCGTCGAGGCCGTCTCACGGCAGGCGGCGACTCTCGCACACGTGTCGAACTACTTCGCCACTCCGTCGCAGCTCGCGCTCGCCGCACGGCTGAAGCGCCTCGCCGGTGCCGGCATCGACGGCCGCGTGTTCTTCTCGAACTCCGGAGCCGAGGCCAACGAGGCGGCGTTCAAGCTCGCCCGTCTGCACGGCGGCACGGAGAAGCCGCGCATCATCGCCCTCGAGAACGGGTTCCACGGGCGCACCATGGGCTCGCTCGCGCTCACTGCCAAGGCTGCGATGCGCGCGCCCTTCGAGCCGATGCCCGGCGGCGTCGAGCACATCCCGGCGACGATCGAGGCCCTCGAGGCAGCGATCGACGATCGGGTCGCGGCCGTGATCGTGGAGCCCATCCAGGGCGAAGCCGGTGTCGTCGAACTGCCGGAGGGCTACCTGCAGGCGGCGCGGTCGCTGACTCTGAAGCACGGGGCACTGCTCATCGTCGACGAGATCCAGACGGGCGCGGGACGCACCGGAGCCTGGTTCGGATTCAGCCACGAGGGCATCACCCCCGACGCCATCACGCTCGCGAAGGGCATCGGCGGCGGCTTTCCGATCGGCGCACTCGTCACTTACGGCGCGGCGAGCTCGCTCTTCACCCCCGGTTCGCACGGCTCGACGTTCGGCGGCAACCCGCTGGCGACCGCTGTGGCCGACGCGGTGCTCACCGAGATCGAGAGCGCGGGCCTCGTCGACAACGCCGCGCGTCGGGGCGAGGAGCTCCGTGAGATCATCACCGGGCTCGACTCGCCCCTCGTCACCGGGATCCGCGGCCGGGGGCTCCTCATCGGCGTGGCACTCAGCGCTCCCGTCGCGAACGACGTGGTCGCCGCCGCCCAGGAGCGCGGGCTCATCGTGAACGCCGCGAACCCCGAGACCGTGCGCATCGCGCCAGCGCTCACCATCGGCGACGCCGAACTCGCCGAGTTCCGCGAACTCTTCGCCGCATCGCTCGCCGATGTCCAGGCATCCCTCACCGAATCCGGAAAGGCCCTCGCATGA
- the argH gene encoding argininosuccinate lyase, whose protein sequence is MVDSKNEGTNEGALWGARFASGPSPELVELSRSTHFDWVLAPYDIAGSHAHATALAAAGYLESDEAARMHEGLDAVARKVADGTLQPVPSDEDVHGALEQALIAELGPELGGRLRAGRSRNDQIATLVRMYLIDHARVIARDLLRVIDALVAQAEAHPDAILPGRTHLQHAQPVLLAHHLQAHAWPLVRELERLVDWRRRAGVSPYGGGALAGSTLGLDPALVATELGLDRPAENSLDGTAARDVVAEFAFITAMTGVDISRLSEEIILWNTREFGFVTLHDSYSTGSSIMPQKKNPDIAELARGKSGRLIGNLSGLMATLKGLPLAYNRDLQEDKEPVFDSVQTLEVVLPAFAGMIATLRFDTERMAALAPQGFSLATDVAEWLVKRRVPFRDAHEISGALVRACEEQGIGLEDASDELLLSVSPHLVPDVREVLTIEGSVASRTGAGGTAPVRVAEQRAELVARAQAAAHALGL, encoded by the coding sequence ATGGTCGACTCGAAGAACGAAGGCACCAACGAGGGCGCGCTGTGGGGAGCTCGTTTCGCGAGCGGACCCTCACCCGAGCTGGTCGAGCTCAGCCGCTCGACGCACTTCGACTGGGTGCTCGCACCGTACGACATCGCCGGCTCCCACGCCCACGCGACCGCGCTCGCGGCGGCCGGATACCTCGAGTCCGATGAGGCGGCGCGGATGCACGAGGGACTGGATGCCGTCGCGCGCAAGGTCGCGGACGGCACCCTGCAGCCCGTCCCCTCCGATGAGGACGTGCACGGTGCTCTCGAGCAGGCGCTGATCGCCGAGCTCGGGCCGGAGCTGGGCGGGCGCCTGCGCGCAGGCCGCAGCCGCAACGACCAGATCGCCACGCTCGTGCGGATGTATCTGATCGATCATGCCCGCGTGATCGCCCGCGACCTGCTCCGCGTCATCGACGCGCTCGTCGCGCAGGCGGAGGCGCACCCCGACGCGATCCTCCCCGGACGCACGCACCTGCAGCACGCGCAGCCGGTGCTGCTCGCCCATCACCTGCAGGCGCACGCATGGCCGCTCGTGCGGGAGCTCGAGCGCCTCGTCGACTGGCGTCGTCGTGCCGGCGTCTCGCCCTACGGCGGGGGAGCCCTCGCGGGGTCGACGCTCGGCCTCGACCCGGCTCTCGTCGCGACCGAGCTGGGCCTCGATCGTCCGGCCGAGAACTCGCTCGACGGCACGGCCGCACGCGACGTGGTGGCCGAGTTCGCCTTCATCACCGCGATGACCGGCGTCGACATCTCGCGTCTGAGCGAGGAGATCATCCTCTGGAACACGCGGGAGTTCGGATTCGTGACGCTGCACGACAGCTACTCGACCGGGTCGAGCATCATGCCGCAGAAGAAGAACCCCGACATCGCCGAGCTGGCTCGCGGAAAGTCCGGGCGTCTGATCGGAAACCTGTCGGGTCTCATGGCCACGCTCAAGGGCCTCCCGCTCGCCTACAACCGCGACCTGCAGGAGGACAAGGAGCCGGTCTTCGACTCGGTGCAGACGCTCGAGGTCGTGCTCCCCGCGTTCGCCGGAATGATCGCGACGCTGCGCTTCGACACCGAGCGGATGGCGGCGCTCGCACCTCAGGGCTTCTCGCTGGCGACAGATGTCGCCGAGTGGCTCGTCAAGCGGCGTGTCCCGTTCCGCGATGCGCACGAGATCTCCGGCGCCCTCGTCCGCGCCTGCGAGGAGCAGGGGATCGGCCTCGAGGACGCCTCCGACGAGCTGCTGCTGTCGGTATCGCCGCACCTGGTGCCGGATGTCCGTGAGGTTCTCACGATCGAGGGGTCGGTGGCATCGCGCACCGGAGCCGGAGGGACCGCGCCCGTGCGGGTGGCCGAGCAGCGCGCCGAGCTCGTGGCCCGGGCTCAGGCGGCCGCGCACGCGCTCGGCCTCTAG
- a CDS encoding DUF4184 family protein, with the protein MPFTPSHALVALPFIRTPLVPAAIAIGAMTPDLPLFLRGVGLDYSFTHTFDNVVWTALVAFVLFVIWRVVLRPAVGEFAPLWLATRIPAEWSRSGAEAARLAVGAGSTRRLYPVLLAVSLILGVLSHIVWDLFTHEGRWGVDAFPALDEMWGPLTGYKWLQHGSSVIGLVVIAIWATLRLRRTEPRGEVARTLPAGVRISWWLSLPVVLVTATVIGYLAYGPFTEEFTYQHLAYRILPPACALWGALTLALCLALPLFRRNHQRG; encoded by the coding sequence ATGCCGTTCACACCGAGCCACGCCCTGGTCGCACTGCCCTTCATCCGCACTCCGCTGGTGCCGGCCGCGATCGCGATCGGCGCGATGACGCCCGACCTTCCCCTGTTCCTGCGCGGTGTCGGCCTCGACTACTCGTTCACGCACACGTTCGACAACGTGGTGTGGACTGCCCTGGTCGCTTTCGTGCTGTTCGTCATCTGGCGGGTCGTGCTCCGTCCGGCCGTCGGTGAATTCGCCCCGCTCTGGCTGGCGACCCGGATTCCTGCCGAGTGGTCCCGATCGGGAGCGGAGGCGGCACGACTCGCTGTGGGTGCCGGGTCGACGCGCCGGCTGTACCCGGTGCTGCTCGCCGTCTCGCTGATCCTGGGGGTGCTGTCGCACATCGTCTGGGATCTCTTCACGCACGAGGGGCGCTGGGGCGTCGATGCCTTCCCCGCGCTCGACGAGATGTGGGGCCCTCTGACCGGCTACAAGTGGCTGCAGCACGGGTCGAGCGTGATCGGCCTTGTGGTGATCGCGATCTGGGCGACGCTCCGCCTGCGTCGAACCGAACCGCGGGGCGAGGTGGCCAGGACACTGCCTGCGGGAGTCCGGATCTCGTGGTGGCTGTCGCTTCCGGTGGTGCTGGTGACGGCCACGGTCATCGGATACCTGGCGTACGGTCCCTTCACCGAGGAGTTCACGTATCAGCACCTCGCGTATCGGATACTGCCTCCGGCCTGCGCGCTGTGGGGCGCGCTGACCCTCGCGCTGTGCCTGGCCCTGCCCCTCTTCCGCCGGAATCACCAGCGCGGCTGA
- a CDS encoding HAD-IIA family hydrolase, producing MGLFSKKPALRTPLAGVDAVLADLDGVVYAGPGALPHAVESLNAAAASARLGYITNNASRTDASVAEHLTSLGLDVAPADVITSPQAAMRLLAGIVPPPATLLIVGGAGLVDEAEKAGYTVTRSAEDAPDAVVQGFAPEVAWTDLAEAAFALKVPEEDGGIPWIATNTDWTIPRERGVAPGNGTLVSAVHTAIGRLATVAGKPETPIFEEATERFSAKKPLFIGDRLDTDILGAVRAGIDSALVLTGIDRPKHVLAAPEGSRPTYILSDLRELHEPYPEVTSKDGIHSVNGASVRVVGADVEIVAEGDSQIDLLRAGAAAIWASGTPVFVLRVPERLYDDPFHRP from the coding sequence GTGGGGTTGTTCTCGAAGAAGCCTGCGCTTCGGACGCCTCTCGCCGGGGTGGATGCCGTGCTGGCCGACCTCGACGGTGTCGTCTATGCGGGTCCGGGTGCACTTCCGCACGCCGTGGAGAGCCTCAACGCCGCTGCGGCGTCCGCGCGACTCGGGTACATCACGAACAACGCGTCGCGCACGGATGCCTCGGTAGCCGAGCACCTGACGAGCCTCGGGCTCGATGTCGCTCCGGCCGATGTGATCACCAGCCCGCAGGCGGCGATGCGCCTGCTCGCCGGGATCGTGCCGCCTCCGGCGACGCTGCTGATCGTCGGGGGAGCGGGGCTCGTCGACGAGGCGGAGAAGGCCGGCTACACGGTGACCCGCAGCGCAGAGGATGCTCCGGACGCCGTCGTGCAGGGCTTCGCTCCCGAAGTGGCCTGGACTGATCTGGCCGAGGCCGCCTTCGCACTGAAGGTGCCAGAGGAGGACGGCGGCATCCCCTGGATCGCCACCAACACCGACTGGACGATCCCGCGTGAACGCGGTGTCGCCCCCGGCAACGGGACGCTCGTGTCCGCCGTGCACACGGCCATCGGCCGTCTCGCGACGGTCGCGGGGAAGCCCGAGACTCCGATCTTCGAAGAGGCGACAGAGCGTTTCAGCGCGAAGAAGCCTCTGTTCATCGGCGACCGCCTCGACACCGACATCCTCGGTGCCGTTCGTGCAGGCATCGACTCCGCGCTCGTGCTCACGGGCATCGACCGTCCCAAGCACGTGCTCGCTGCTCCCGAAGGATCCCGGCCGACCTACATCCTCAGCGACCTCCGGGAGCTGCATGAGCCGTACCCCGAGGTCACGTCGAAGGACGGCATCCATTCGGTCAACGGCGCGTCCGTCCGCGTCGTCGGAGCGGACGTCGAGATCGTCGCCGAGGGCGACTCGCAGATCGACCTGCTGCGCGCGGGTGCGGCCGCGATCTGGGCATCCGGAACTCCGGTGTTCGTGCTTCGCGTGCCCGAGCGTCTCTACGACGACCCGTTCCACCGTCCCTGA
- the tyrS gene encoding tyrosine--tRNA ligase → MSNTDLTTAPPAIDPTFENVWDELLWRGLVHVSTDQEALRALLAGDPITYYCGFDPTAASLHLGNLVQLLTLRRIQLAGHRPLGLVGGSTGLIGDPRPTAERTLNTRETVEEWVGRLRTQVERYLSFEGDNAARIVNNLDWTAPLSAIDFLREIGKHYRVGTMLKKDAVAARLNSDEGISYTEFSYQILQGMDFLELYRQYDCVLQTGGSDQWGNLTSGTDLIRRSEGVAAHAIGTPLITNSDGTKFGKSEGNAIWLDPEMCSPYRMYQFWLSTADADVIERLKVFTFLTRAEIEEYEALVESEPFRRAAQKRLALEVVATVHGIDATAAVIAASDALFGQGDLTALDASTLRTALEELPNVTVDEGSSVVDALVATGLVSSLSEARRAIGQGGVSLDGERVDDEAATVQGTLPGGVSVLRRGKKTLAGVFLA, encoded by the coding sequence GTGTCGAATACCGATCTGACGACCGCCCCGCCGGCGATCGACCCCACGTTCGAGAACGTGTGGGACGAACTGCTGTGGCGCGGCCTCGTCCATGTGTCCACTGACCAGGAGGCGCTGCGCGCCCTTCTCGCCGGGGACCCGATCACGTATTACTGCGGTTTCGACCCGACTGCTGCCAGCCTGCACCTCGGCAACCTGGTGCAGCTGCTGACGCTGCGTCGCATCCAGCTCGCCGGGCACAGGCCGCTGGGCCTGGTCGGCGGCTCGACCGGCCTCATCGGAGACCCGCGGCCCACTGCCGAGCGTACGCTCAACACGCGTGAGACCGTCGAGGAGTGGGTCGGACGCCTGCGGACGCAGGTCGAGCGCTACCTGAGCTTCGAGGGCGACAACGCCGCCCGCATCGTGAACAACCTCGACTGGACGGCGCCGCTGTCGGCGATCGACTTCCTGCGCGAGATCGGCAAGCACTACCGTGTGGGCACGATGCTCAAGAAGGATGCAGTCGCCGCGCGACTGAATTCGGATGAGGGCATCAGCTACACCGAGTTCAGCTACCAGATCCTGCAGGGCATGGACTTCCTCGAGCTGTACCGCCAGTACGACTGCGTCCTGCAGACGGGCGGCTCCGACCAGTGGGGCAACCTCACCAGCGGCACCGATCTCATCCGTCGGTCCGAGGGCGTCGCCGCGCACGCGATCGGCACGCCGCTGATCACGAACAGCGACGGCACCAAGTTCGGCAAGAGCGAGGGCAATGCGATCTGGCTGGATCCGGAGATGTGCAGCCCGTACCGGATGTACCAGTTCTGGCTCAGCACGGCGGATGCCGACGTCATCGAGCGGTTGAAGGTCTTCACGTTCCTGACCCGCGCCGAGATCGAGGAGTACGAGGCGCTCGTCGAGTCCGAGCCGTTCCGGCGTGCCGCGCAGAAGCGCCTGGCGCTCGAGGTCGTCGCGACGGTCCACGGGATCGATGCGACGGCCGCCGTGATCGCGGCATCCGATGCTCTGTTCGGCCAGGGGGATCTGACCGCGCTGGACGCATCGACGCTGCGCACCGCGTTGGAAGAGCTCCCGAACGTCACGGTCGACGAGGGCTCGTCGGTCGTCGACGCGCTCGTCGCGACGGGGCTGGTCTCGAGCCTGTCCGAGGCTCGCCGTGCGATCGGTCAGGGCGGCGTGTCGCTCGACGGCGAACGCGTCGATGACGAGGCGGCCACCGTGCAGGGAACCCTGCCCGGCGGCGTCTCCGTGCTCCGCCGCGGCAAGAAGACCCTTGCGGGAGTCTTCCTCGCCTGA
- the argF gene encoding ornithine carbamoyltransferase, with protein MTRHLLRDDDLTPAEQAEILDLAIELKKDRWANKALAGPQTVAVIFDKSSTRTRVSFAVGIADLGGSPLIISTASSQLGGKETPSDTARVLERQVAAIVWRTYAQAGLEEMAEGTTVPVVNALSDDFHPCQLLADLLTIREHKGDLKGLTLTFFGDGQSNMAHSYALAGVTAGMHVRIASPADYAPRADVVEAADRRAAETGGSITLYTDAVEAAAGADVVVTDTWVSMGKEEEKLARIRDLGGYKVTPETMQIADPEAIFIHCLPADRGYEVDSEVIDGPQSVVWDEAENRLHAQKALLVWLLGKKDA; from the coding sequence ATGACCCGCCACCTTCTGCGTGACGACGATCTGACCCCCGCCGAGCAGGCGGAGATCCTCGATCTCGCCATCGAGCTGAAGAAGGACCGCTGGGCGAACAAGGCGCTCGCCGGTCCCCAGACGGTCGCGGTGATCTTCGACAAGTCCTCGACCCGCACCCGCGTCTCGTTCGCGGTGGGCATCGCCGACCTCGGCGGCTCGCCGTTGATCATCTCCACGGCCAGCAGCCAGCTCGGCGGCAAGGAGACTCCGTCCGACACGGCTCGCGTTCTCGAACGACAGGTCGCGGCCATCGTGTGGCGCACCTACGCGCAGGCGGGGCTCGAGGAGATGGCGGAGGGAACCACGGTCCCCGTCGTCAACGCGCTGTCCGACGACTTCCACCCGTGCCAGCTGCTCGCCGACCTCCTCACGATCCGCGAGCACAAGGGAGACCTGAAGGGCCTCACGCTGACCTTCTTCGGGGACGGGCAGAGCAACATGGCGCACTCCTACGCGCTGGCAGGCGTCACCGCCGGCATGCACGTGCGGATCGCGTCGCCCGCCGACTACGCGCCTCGCGCCGACGTCGTCGAGGCGGCCGACCGCCGTGCCGCCGAGACCGGCGGGTCCATCACCCTCTACACCGACGCCGTCGAGGCGGCGGCCGGTGCGGACGTCGTGGTCACCGACACCTGGGTGTCGATGGGCAAGGAGGAGGAGAAGCTCGCGCGCATCCGCGATCTCGGGGGCTACAAGGTGACACCCGAGACGATGCAGATCGCCGATCCCGAGGCGATCTTCATCCACTGCCTCCCCGCCGACCGTGGCTACGAGGTCGACTCCGAGGTGATCGACGGCCCGCAGAGCGTCGTCTGGGACGAGGCCGAGAACCGTCTGCACGCCCAGAAAGCGCTGCTCGTCTGGCTGCTCGGCAAGAAGGACGCGTGA
- a CDS encoding DUF1349 domain-containing protein: MPESHIIPWADGSWTHAPAALATEGESLAVTAVEGSDAWRHTAYGFVHDTEHALLAPLAVGDAMDVTFRAPWDGQFDQAGVFVRIDDEHWIKAGVEYADEHLGLGAVVTDIRSDWSVGYVDDWHGSEITVRVSRWADAVIVRARADDGEWRLVRVAPFDGDAAASAGPFLAGPTRSGLVVRFTRWTRSAADAALH; this comes from the coding sequence ATGCCTGAATCACACATCATCCCCTGGGCCGACGGCTCCTGGACACACGCACCTGCCGCTCTCGCCACAGAGGGCGAGAGCCTCGCCGTGACCGCCGTGGAGGGCAGCGACGCCTGGCGTCACACCGCCTACGGCTTCGTGCACGACACCGAGCATGCGCTTCTCGCTCCCCTGGCGGTGGGAGACGCGATGGACGTCACCTTCCGCGCACCGTGGGACGGCCAGTTCGACCAGGCAGGTGTCTTCGTGCGCATCGACGACGAGCACTGGATCAAGGCGGGCGTCGAGTATGCCGACGAGCATCTCGGCCTCGGAGCCGTCGTCACCGACATCCGCTCCGACTGGTCGGTCGGGTACGTCGACGACTGGCACGGCAGCGAGATCACCGTCCGCGTGAGCCGCTGGGCGGATGCCGTGATCGTGCGCGCACGTGCGGACGACGGCGAATGGCGCCTCGTCAGGGTCGCTCCGTTCGACGGCGATGCCGCCGCATCCGCCGGTCCTTTCCTCGCCGGGCCCACGCGTTCCGGTCTCGTCGTGCGTTTCACCCGCTGGACTCGTTCGGCCGCCGACGCCGCGCTGCACTGA
- a CDS encoding SatD family protein has protein sequence MVIAVLADIVGSRQLDDRSAAQRILDDTIRRVEGDLPLAQQPLTPTVGDEQQGVYLALEDAMVSLLMIQLALPDGIAFRFGIGVGDVRAVDSVHGELADGPGWYAARAAIETVHAREGRAVPRTRTWIVGAPGQDEVMDSVIAASNAYLLVRDELVGAMNERERRLTYGRLIGRSQHELAAEEGISQPSVSKSLRSAGSAALIEGVAALRGSNA, from the coding sequence ATGGTCATCGCCGTACTCGCCGATATCGTGGGCTCTCGTCAGCTCGACGATCGGTCGGCGGCGCAGCGCATCCTCGACGACACCATCAGGCGGGTGGAGGGTGATCTGCCCCTCGCGCAGCAGCCGCTGACGCCCACGGTAGGCGACGAGCAGCAGGGTGTCTACCTTGCGCTCGAAGACGCGATGGTGTCGCTCCTGATGATCCAGCTCGCTCTTCCCGACGGCATCGCCTTCCGCTTCGGGATCGGTGTCGGCGACGTGCGCGCGGTCGACTCCGTGCACGGCGAACTCGCCGACGGCCCCGGCTGGTACGCCGCGCGAGCCGCGATCGAGACCGTGCATGCGAGGGAGGGCCGCGCCGTGCCGCGCACGCGCACATGGATTGTCGGTGCTCCCGGGCAGGATGAGGTCATGGACAGCGTGATCGCCGCATCGAACGCCTACCTCCTCGTCCGTGACGAGCTCGTCGGCGCGATGAACGAGCGCGAGCGCCGTCTCACCTACGGGCGCCTGATCGGCAGATCTCAGCATGAGCTGGCGGCCGAGGAGGGCATCTCGCAGCCGAGCGTCTCGAAGTCGCTGAGGAGCGCGGGGAGCGCCGCACTGATCGAGGGAGTGGCCGCCTTGAGAGGATCGAACGCATGA
- a CDS encoding TlyA family RNA methyltransferase has product MTRLDAALAARGLARSRTHAATLIAEGVVSIDGRPVVKASTPVADSAEITVAATDHYVGRAAHKLIAALDGFAISAEGRLALDMGASTGGFTQVLRERGARRVLAVDVGHDQMAASIAADPAVVLVEGYNVRHMTPENLKDVTGETEAPDLVVGDLSFISLELVLPAVAGIAAPTSDIVLLVKPQFEVGRTAVRGGLVTDPATRADAVARTAWSAFDAGLGMLGILPSPILGTHGNSEYLLHLAPGRGSDPSEWSDRINALAGRR; this is encoded by the coding sequence ATGACGCGACTCGATGCTGCCCTCGCCGCGCGAGGTCTCGCCCGTTCGCGCACCCACGCCGCCACTCTGATCGCAGAAGGCGTGGTGAGCATCGACGGCCGACCGGTCGTGAAGGCCTCGACGCCTGTCGCCGACTCCGCCGAGATCACCGTCGCCGCGACAGATCACTATGTCGGCCGGGCGGCTCACAAGCTGATCGCCGCACTCGACGGCTTCGCGATCTCTGCCGAAGGGCGCCTCGCGCTCGACATGGGAGCCTCCACGGGCGGATTCACCCAGGTGCTCCGCGAGCGAGGAGCCCGTAGGGTTCTCGCTGTCGACGTCGGCCACGACCAGATGGCGGCGTCCATCGCTGCCGACCCCGCCGTCGTGCTCGTCGAGGGCTACAACGTCCGTCACATGACGCCCGAGAACCTGAAGGATGTCACGGGTGAGACCGAGGCTCCCGACCTGGTCGTCGGCGATCTCTCGTTCATCTCGCTCGAGCTCGTCCTCCCCGCAGTCGCGGGCATCGCCGCGCCCACGTCCGACATCGTGCTGCTGGTGAAGCCGCAGTTCGAGGTCGGGCGCACCGCGGTGCGCGGCGGGCTCGTCACCGACCCCGCGACTCGTGCCGATGCCGTGGCTCGCACCGCATGGAGCGCATTCGACGCAGGACTCGGGATGCTCGGCATCCTTCCCTCCCCGATCCTGGGGACGCACGGCAACTCGGAATATCTTCTGCACCTGGCGCCGGGGCGCGGAAGCGATCCGTCAGAATGGTCGGACCGCATCAACGCACTGGCAGGGAGACGATGA
- a CDS encoding CoA transferase, giving the protein MHPPIPSPSAALVERVFSELGLTDQKVDLDVVPPHPVPLPSRLATADLAWASVCAVGLVAGIRERPDPDRISTAYRSDRVLAVDGIAPDVWSAHSGFWRSADGWVRTHGNYPHHAQRLLTGLGLDPGASGDDVREAILECTTTEAVGLITAERGLAVPVLGEDPHLDARWRSAPLLDVTRPDAVDNRGRLRSTPLAQDRGAPLAGIRILDLTRVIAGPVCTRTLALLGADVLRVDPPDLPEPEWQHLDTGHGKRTTLLEARSERFRELLAAADVVVLGYRPSSLDHLGLSASALTERYPGLVIAQLSAWGMDEPDRAGFDSLVQAASGISLIESPDGDRPGALPAQALDHSAGYLLATAVIALLERRRREGGSWTVRTSLRRVAAELLGMPRADEPEPPREVDTGAHSTTFDVAGRKVTTASAALPGLEFAAPHRWGSDQPRW; this is encoded by the coding sequence ATGCACCCCCCGATTCCCTCCCCCTCCGCTGCCCTGGTGGAGCGGGTGTTCTCCGAGCTCGGCTTGACGGACCAGAAGGTGGATCTCGACGTCGTGCCACCGCATCCCGTCCCCCTCCCCTCACGCCTGGCCACCGCGGATCTCGCGTGGGCGAGCGTGTGCGCAGTCGGCCTGGTGGCCGGCATCCGCGAACGTCCCGATCCGGATCGCATCTCAACCGCCTACAGGAGCGATCGTGTTCTCGCGGTCGATGGCATCGCGCCCGACGTCTGGTCGGCGCACTCGGGGTTCTGGCGCTCGGCCGACGGATGGGTGCGCACCCACGGCAACTATCCGCACCACGCCCAGCGGCTCCTCACCGGGCTCGGACTCGATCCGGGCGCGAGCGGTGACGACGTGCGCGAGGCCATCCTGGAGTGCACGACGACCGAGGCGGTCGGACTCATCACCGCAGAACGCGGCCTCGCCGTCCCCGTGCTCGGCGAGGACCCTCACCTCGATGCGCGGTGGCGCTCCGCTCCCCTGCTCGATGTCACACGGCCGGATGCCGTGGATAACCGCGGTCGTCTCCGCAGCACTCCGCTCGCGCAGGACCGCGGTGCACCACTCGCCGGCATTCGCATCCTCGACCTCACGCGCGTGATCGCAGGCCCCGTGTGCACCCGGACTCTCGCGCTGCTCGGCGCCGACGTGCTCCGAGTGGATCCGCCAGACCTGCCGGAGCCCGAATGGCAGCACCTCGACACCGGCCACGGCAAGAGAACGACGTTGCTCGAGGCGAGAAGCGAGCGCTTCCGCGAACTCCTCGCCGCCGCGGATGTCGTCGTGCTCGGATACCGGCCGTCATCGCTCGACCACCTCGGCCTGTCCGCATCCGCGCTGACCGAGCGGTATCCGGGGCTGGTGATCGCCCAGCTGAGCGCCTGGGGCATGGACGAGCCGGATCGAGCCGGCTTCGACAGCCTGGTGCAGGCCGCATCGGGGATCTCGCTGATCGAGTCGCCCGACGGCGATCGGCCAGGAGCACTCCCTGCCCAGGCACTCGACCACAGCGCCGGCTACCTGCTCGCGACCGCTGTCATCGCGCTGCTGGAGCGGCGTCGACGCGAAGGCGGCAGCTGGACGGTGCGCACGTCACTGCGTCGGGTGGCCGCTGAGCTGCTCGGGATGCCTCGCGCCGATGAGCCGGAACCTCCGCGCGAGGTCGACACCGGCGCTCACTCCACGACGTTCGACGTCGCCGGGCGGAAGGTCACCACGGCGAGTGCCGCACTTCCCGGGCTCGAGTTCGCGGCGCCGCATCGCTGGGGGTCGGATCAGCCGCGCTGGTGA